Proteins encoded in a region of the Ruegeria sp. AD91A genome:
- a CDS encoding accessory factor UbiK family protein, translated as MQTRNKILDDVSQLMTNAMGVAQGAREEAENAMKSMIDRWLADRDFVTREEFDAVRAMAQKAREENAALEARIAALEAKQDK; from the coding sequence ATGCAAACCCGCAACAAGATACTGGACGACGTGTCCCAGCTGATGACCAACGCCATGGGTGTCGCGCAGGGCGCGCGGGAAGAGGCCGAAAATGCGATGAAGTCGATGATCGATCGCTGGCTTGCCGATCGCGATTTTGTCACGCGTGAAGAATTCGACGCCGTCCGCGCCATGGCCCAGAAAGCGCGCGAAGAAAACGCCGCTCTCGAAGCCCGCATTGCCGCGCTTGAGGCAAAACAGGACAAGTGA
- a CDS encoding adenylate/guanylate cyclase domain-containing protein — protein MNNALWRGGWSTRLRIGSGLVLFVFAFFHFINIGLGLFHTDYLHGMQDGRKAITRHNAISVLFYAALFTHAGLALTSIAQRRTLRMPFSTALQVGLGLLIPLQLISHIVQTRVAHEVYDVNDEMGYIIILMWPSIAVWMQSALLLIVWIHGCIGLHMWLRLTRWWSRVAPYLIGVAVFVPFFALAGLLTEGRRIWADFADEFLRDQYIEHYNWPSPEAFQTLFSVKDYGLMVFWLALGATGLVYIGRKLWRRRHSVRVNYAKGPEVVAEKGLTLLEISQVNGVPHAALCGGKGRCTTCRVIVEDGSDALPPPGDVEARSLAAVGASPQTRLACQIRPTEPTTVFRVFRPDGGRIRGHASQGQERQLAVLFLDMRSFTARTTGQLPYDIVFLLNRFFDAVVPAITKEGGVVDKYMGDGLLAVFEKPNAAASARAGLKAAIDISHALDNFNEQLEGEGSPGIRIGMGLHLGDLVVGEIGAAGHASKTIIGDAVNVASRLESETKALKVELLVSEELLKAAGVVVPRDEIRLFQLRGVSEQIPALPVTRASTLEQNVTKQEQKYSA, from the coding sequence TTGAACAACGCTCTTTGGCGCGGCGGGTGGTCAACCCGACTCAGGATCGGCAGTGGTCTTGTGTTGTTTGTCTTCGCGTTCTTCCATTTCATAAACATTGGCTTAGGCCTGTTTCATACCGATTATCTGCACGGGATGCAGGACGGCCGGAAGGCCATCACCCGCCACAATGCCATCAGCGTGCTTTTCTATGCTGCCCTGTTCACGCATGCTGGTCTGGCCCTGACGTCGATCGCGCAACGCAGAACCCTGCGGATGCCCTTCAGCACGGCCTTGCAGGTCGGTCTGGGCTTGCTGATTCCGCTGCAACTGATCTCGCACATCGTGCAGACGCGGGTCGCGCACGAGGTCTACGACGTCAACGACGAGATGGGATATATCATCATTCTGATGTGGCCCAGTATCGCCGTATGGATGCAAAGCGCCTTGTTGCTGATCGTTTGGATACACGGGTGCATCGGCTTGCATATGTGGCTGCGGCTGACCCGGTGGTGGTCGCGGGTCGCGCCCTATCTGATTGGTGTTGCAGTTTTCGTGCCTTTTTTCGCGCTGGCCGGCCTGTTGACCGAAGGGCGTCGCATATGGGCCGACTTCGCTGATGAATTCCTGCGCGATCAATATATTGAGCACTACAACTGGCCATCGCCCGAGGCCTTCCAGACCCTGTTCAGTGTAAAAGATTATGGCCTTATGGTTTTCTGGCTGGCCCTTGGGGCAACGGGGCTGGTTTACATCGGGCGCAAACTGTGGCGGCGCAGGCATTCGGTGCGCGTGAATTACGCCAAAGGGCCCGAGGTGGTCGCGGAAAAAGGCTTGACCTTGCTTGAGATTTCCCAGGTGAACGGCGTGCCGCATGCCGCCTTGTGCGGTGGAAAGGGGCGCTGCACCACATGCCGTGTCATTGTAGAGGATGGCAGCGACGCCCTGCCGCCGCCCGGCGACGTCGAAGCGCGCAGCCTTGCTGCTGTGGGCGCCTCGCCGCAGACACGACTGGCCTGCCAGATACGGCCAACGGAACCCACCACCGTTTTTCGGGTCTTCAGGCCAGATGGCGGACGCATACGCGGACATGCCAGTCAGGGTCAGGAACGCCAGTTGGCCGTTCTGTTTCTGGACATGCGCAGCTTTACCGCGCGTACGACCGGCCAATTACCCTATGACATCGTATTCCTGCTGAACCGGTTTTTCGACGCGGTCGTGCCTGCCATCACCAAGGAAGGCGGTGTCGTGGACAAATATATGGGAGACGGGCTGCTTGCCGTTTTTGAAAAGCCGAATGCGGCGGCGTCCGCCCGTGCCGGGTTGAAAGCCGCCATCGACATCAGTCACGCCCTCGACAATTTCAACGAGCAGCTCGAGGGCGAAGGCAGCCCCGGAATTCGCATCGGAATGGGTCTGCATCTTGGGGATCTGGTCGTTGGTGAGATCGGCGCGGCGGGGCATGCGTCGAAAACCATAATCGGCGACGCCGTCAATGTCGCCAGTCGTCTGGAAAGCGAAACCAAGGCGCTGAAGGTCGAATTGCTGGTCTCGGAAGAGTTGCTGAAGGCCGCAGGTGTCGTCGTACCACGGGACGAAATCAGGTTGTTCCAGTTGCGGGGTGTGTCTGAACAGATTCCCGCCCTGCCTGTCACCCGTGCGTCCACACTTGA
- a CDS encoding YbjN domain-containing protein has product MALSEQYLEEDIHPIDIVEHLAEHHDWDFDRIGDDQIAMAVEGQWRTYSITLAWSNYDETLRMVCSFEMEPPAEREMQLYELLNKMNDQCWAGAFTYWANQKLMVYRYGLVLAGGQTASAEQIDTMITAAVMSAERYYPAIQLVTWGNRGPEEAMQVAIAEAYGRA; this is encoded by the coding sequence ATGGCCCTTTCCGAGCAGTATCTCGAAGAAGACATTCATCCGATCGACATTGTTGAACATCTGGCCGAACATCACGACTGGGATTTTGATCGTATAGGGGACGATCAGATTGCCATGGCTGTCGAAGGCCAGTGGCGCACCTATTCGATCACACTCGCCTGGTCCAACTATGACGAAACGCTGCGGATGGTGTGCTCGTTCGAAATGGAACCGCCGGCCGAGCGGGAAATGCAGCTCTATGAGCTGCTCAACAAGATGAATGATCAGTGCTGGGCAGGTGCCTTTACCTATTGGGCAAACCAGAAGCTGATGGTGTACCGGTATGGGCTGGTCCTCGCCGGCGGACAGACAGCCAGCGCGGAGCAGATCGACACGATGATCACCGCTGCCGTCATGAGCGCAGAACGGTACTACCCGGCGATCCAACTGGTCACCTGGGGAAATCGAGGACCAGAAGAAGCCATGCAAGTGGCCATTGCAGAGGCCTACGGCCGGGCGTAA
- a CDS encoding Hint domain-containing protein translates to MTIPSSLARAARNAIETTAMLRDAPRPVAKPKAQLRRYEVSSLLKNGNIVQTRHIAPALPMFEDAFCAFTRGSLVETEHGPMAIEDLMPGDTVLTQDGASETVLWKGSVTLIPGRPDSRGRTRPLTRIMADTFGMQKPMSGVIAGPAARIVGTPAHLRHLHGNGPILTPVSEFQDGTGVIETMPPTPVELFHICLKRHSVIRVDGLQFETYHPGVNAVRMISHSLRSVYLNLFAHIESLNDFGPLLMPRAGDGEIDAMTA, encoded by the coding sequence ATGACTATTCCTAGTTCACTGGCCCGCGCGGCCAGAAATGCAATCGAAACGACGGCCATGCTGCGGGACGCACCGCGCCCGGTTGCAAAACCAAAGGCTCAGCTGCGCCGGTATGAAGTCAGCAGCCTGTTGAAAAACGGGAACATTGTTCAGACCAGACACATCGCGCCGGCCCTGCCGATGTTCGAAGATGCCTTTTGTGCCTTCACGCGTGGGTCGCTGGTTGAAACCGAACATGGGCCGATGGCAATCGAAGACCTGATGCCGGGGGATACTGTCCTGACTCAGGATGGCGCGTCCGAAACCGTGCTGTGGAAGGGATCTGTCACTCTGATCCCGGGACGTCCGGATTCGCGGGGCCGCACGCGGCCGCTTACGCGCATCATGGCGGATACATTCGGGATGCAAAAACCGATGTCGGGTGTAATCGCCGGGCCTGCGGCGCGGATCGTGGGCACGCCGGCGCATTTGCGGCATCTGCATGGGAATGGCCCGATTCTGACACCTGTATCCGAATTCCAGGATGGAACGGGCGTGATTGAAACAATGCCGCCGACGCCAGTTGAACTGTTTCACATTTGTCTAAAACGGCATTCCGTTATTCGGGTAGATGGTTTACAGTTTGAAACGTATCACCCAGGTGTGAACGCGGTCCGGATGATCAGCCACTCGTTACGGTCGGTTTATCTGAACCTGTTCGCGCATATCGAATCGCTCAACGATTTTGGTCCGCTGCTGATGCCGCGCGCCGGAGACGGGGAAATCGACGCGATGACAGCCTGA
- a CDS encoding Lrp/AsnC family transcriptional regulator has product MVTTRLDDIDRKILAELQADGRMTNVELAKRVGISAPPCLRRVRTLEESGYITGYHAEVNSRELGFEVQVFAMVGLDSQAETELRAFEERCREWPLVRECHMLNGEVDFILKCVAPDLSSFQQFLTGELLTTSNVASVKTSLVIRGAKDEPGVPFDVLEERMNRTA; this is encoded by the coding sequence ATGGTCACGACTCGGTTGGATGATATCGACCGCAAGATTCTGGCGGAATTGCAGGCAGACGGTCGGATGACCAATGTCGAACTTGCAAAACGGGTCGGAATCTCGGCGCCGCCCTGTCTGCGCCGGGTGCGCACACTGGAAGAATCCGGCTATATCACCGGCTACCACGCCGAAGTGAATTCCCGCGAGCTGGGATTCGAAGTGCAGGTGTTCGCCATGGTCGGGCTCGACAGTCAGGCCGAGACCGAGCTGCGCGCGTTCGAAGAACGCTGCCGCGAATGGCCACTGGTCCGGGAATGTCACATGCTGAACGGCGAGGTGGACTTCATCCTGAAATGCGTCGCACCTGATCTCAGCAGTTTTCAGCAGTTCCTGACCGGTGAACTGCTGACCACGTCAAACGTGGCCAGCGTCAAGACATCGCTTGTTATCCGCGGCGCAAAAGACGAGCCAGGCGTGCCGTTCGACGTTCTGGAAGAACGAATGAACCGGACGGCGTAA
- the pgeF gene encoding peptidoglycan editing factor PgeF: MTLEILTSDMLSPFRHGFFTRRGGASSGIFDGLNCGFGSSDQTEVVALNRRRVADAMGVAPEAMIGVHQVHSPTVLTVEQPLEGEKPRADAVVTATPGLALTILTADCQPVLFADPSANVIGAAHAGWRGALDGVLEATLDAMEALGARRQNINAVIGPCISQRAYEVGPELLDTFMTDSPDNSRFFANGQDDRLQFDLPAFGLHRLRQAGVGQGEWTRHCTYSDPDRFYSYRRTTHANEADYGRLISVIRL, encoded by the coding sequence ATGACACTGGAAATTCTGACTTCAGACATGCTTTCCCCATTTCGTCATGGGTTCTTCACCCGTCGCGGCGGAGCTTCTTCCGGTATCTTCGACGGGTTGAATTGCGGCTTTGGATCGTCAGATCAGACCGAAGTTGTTGCACTGAACCGTCGGCGGGTTGCTGATGCGATGGGTGTTGCGCCCGAGGCGATGATTGGCGTGCATCAGGTGCATTCCCCAACAGTTCTGACGGTTGAACAGCCTTTGGAAGGTGAAAAGCCGCGCGCGGATGCCGTCGTAACGGCGACACCCGGTCTGGCGCTCACGATTCTGACAGCAGATTGCCAACCGGTTTTGTTTGCCGACCCGTCGGCCAATGTGATCGGAGCGGCCCATGCAGGCTGGCGCGGTGCGCTGGACGGTGTGCTGGAGGCGACGCTGGACGCCATGGAAGCGCTTGGCGCAAGGCGCCAGAATATCAACGCCGTCATCGGTCCCTGCATTTCGCAACGCGCGTATGAGGTCGGGCCTGAGCTCCTGGACACCTTCATGACCGATTCACCGGACAACTCGCGTTTTTTTGCCAATGGTCAGGATGACCGGCTGCAATTCGACCTGCCCGCTTTTGGTCTGCACCGCTTGCGGCAGGCCGGTGTCGGGCAGGGGGAATGGACCCGGCACTGCACGTATTCCGACCCGGACCGGTTCTATTCCTACCGCCGCACAACGCACGCAAACGAGGCCGATTACGGGCGGCTGATCTCGGTCATAAGATTGTGA
- a CDS encoding class I SAM-dependent methyltransferase produces the protein MSLKDHLVARIRQDGPMSVADYMAECLLHPTRGYYTTRDPLGAAGDFTTAPEISQMFGELIGLCLAQSWMNQGRPAPFTLCELGPGRGTLMGDILRATRAVAGFHDAARIVLVEASPVLKQVQADTLRDYTPNWADSVAELPDQPLLLVANEFFDALPVRQFLRDGDGDGWSERLVGERDGELLIGRGPNGPQVALTDRLSDTKDGDLVELCAAAIPILTVIAGRIASHGGAALIVDYGDWHSLGDTLQALQNHEHADPLAAPGQADLTAHVDFEPLAIATRACGCRHTRLTPQGVFLERLGITARAQALSRTLSGSELDALIAAHRRLTHPDEMGNLFKVMGLYPAYAAPPPGLEP, from the coding sequence ATGAGCTTGAAAGACCACCTTGTCGCCCGCATCCGTCAGGATGGGCCGATGAGCGTGGCCGATTACATGGCCGAATGTCTTCTGCATCCCACGCGGGGCTATTACACAACACGCGATCCGCTGGGGGCTGCCGGGGATTTCACCACGGCACCGGAAATCAGCCAGATGTTTGGCGAGCTGATCGGGCTGTGCCTTGCGCAAAGCTGGATGAATCAGGGGCGGCCCGCGCCGTTCACCCTGTGCGAGTTGGGACCCGGGCGCGGCACTCTGATGGGCGATATACTGCGTGCCACACGGGCCGTAGCAGGATTTCACGATGCTGCCCGGATTGTACTGGTCGAGGCCTCGCCGGTCCTGAAACAGGTGCAGGCGGACACTCTGAGGGATTACACACCGAACTGGGCCGACAGCGTCGCAGAGCTGCCGGACCAGCCGCTGCTGTTGGTGGCGAACGAGTTCTTCGACGCGCTGCCTGTTCGGCAGTTCCTGCGCGACGGCGACGGCGACGGCTGGAGTGAACGCCTGGTCGGCGAACGCGACGGCGAATTGCTGATTGGACGGGGGCCCAACGGACCGCAAGTGGCGCTGACTGACAGGCTTTCGGACACCAAGGATGGTGATCTGGTCGAGCTATGCGCGGCAGCGATTCCCATTCTGACCGTGATTGCCGGTCGGATCGCCAGCCATGGAGGCGCCGCGCTGATTGTCGACTATGGCGACTGGCATTCATTGGGCGATACGCTGCAAGCCCTGCAAAACCATGAGCACGCCGATCCGCTGGCGGCACCCGGTCAAGCCGACCTGACCGCGCATGTGGATTTTGAACCTCTTGCCATTGCGACCCGCGCCTGTGGTTGCAGGCACACACGCCTGACACCGCAGGGCGTGTTTCTGGAACGGCTCGGCATAACTGCCCGGGCACAGGCTTTGTCCCGTACGCTGAGCGGTTCCGAGCTGGATGCCCTGATTGCAGCGCATCGCCGGTTGACGCACCCGGACGAAATGGGAAATCTGTTCAAAGTGATGGGCCTCTATCCGGCCTATGCTGCGCCACCGCCAGGATTAGAGCCATGA
- the proC gene encoding pyrroline-5-carboxylate reductase, translated as MDMTRVAEQGLVLLGCGKMGSAMLAGWLEHGLPPASVWVIDPHPSDWLKAQGVNINTPLPEAPAVVLVAVKPQMMGEALPAIQALGGGSSLFISVAAGTSIATFESVLGSDTPIIRAMPNTPAAIRQGITALIGNSNASPDDLTLAENLLSAIGETVLLTDEAQMDAVTGLSGSGPAYVFHLIETLAKAGEAHGLPHDLAMKLAKSTVAGAGALAKAADEDPSQLRINVTSPNGTTQAALEVLMHEERGFPDLLHRAVKAATDRSKELSRE; from the coding sequence ATGGACATGACGCGTGTGGCCGAACAGGGGCTTGTGCTTCTGGGGTGCGGAAAGATGGGGTCCGCAATGCTGGCGGGATGGCTGGAACACGGCCTCCCGCCAGCGTCCGTTTGGGTGATCGACCCACACCCATCCGACTGGCTGAAGGCGCAGGGCGTCAACATCAACACACCCCTGCCCGAAGCCCCCGCCGTGGTGTTGGTCGCGGTCAAGCCGCAGATGATGGGCGAGGCATTGCCCGCCATTCAGGCGCTGGGTGGTGGCAGCAGTCTATTTATTTCGGTCGCGGCGGGCACCTCGATTGCCACGTTCGAATCCGTTCTGGGCAGCGACACCCCGATCATTCGCGCCATGCCCAATACGCCCGCCGCCATCCGTCAGGGCATTACCGCGCTGATCGGGAATTCAAACGCATCACCTGATGATCTGACGCTTGCGGAAAACCTGCTCTCGGCCATTGGCGAAACGGTACTGCTGACGGATGAGGCGCAGATGGATGCGGTCACCGGCCTCAGCGGATCCGGGCCCGCCTATGTGTTTCATCTGATTGAAACGCTTGCCAAAGCCGGCGAGGCGCACGGCCTGCCACATGACCTTGCGATGAAACTGGCCAAATCGACGGTGGCCGGGGCCGGAGCGCTGGCAAAGGCCGCAGACGAGGATCCGTCACAACTGCGGATCAATGTAACCTCGCCGAACGGCACGACCCAGGCCGCGCTTGAGGTGCTGATGCATGAAGAACGCGGCTTCCCTGACTTGCTGCACCGTGCGGTCAAGGCCGCAACCGACCGATCCAAGGAGCTGTCACGTGAGTGA
- a CDS encoding D-glycerate dehydrogenase — MKLLITRPMTPAVEARARAAFDVEIRKNTAPMTGREMLSALTDFDVVVPTLGDQFSARIFADAGSPRCKLLANFGVGYNHIDVEAARAASVAVTNTPGAVTGATADIAMTLLLSTARRAGEGERLVRAGQWQGWHPTQMLGHHVTGKRVGIVGMGRIGQAIARRCHFGFEMQVAYQSRSAKKLDFPAEFTPDLKALAASVDFLVLAVPGGAETRHLIDAQVLETMKPSAILVNIARGEVVDEAALVAALQKGQIAGAGLDVYEFEPEVPQALREVENVTLLPHLGTATEEVRSSMGHMALDNVAAFVAGEALPNPV, encoded by the coding sequence ATGAAACTGCTGATCACACGCCCGATGACGCCGGCAGTCGAGGCCCGCGCCCGCGCCGCGTTTGACGTTGAGATTCGTAAAAATACGGCGCCCATGACGGGCCGGGAAATGCTGTCCGCTCTGACGGATTTCGACGTGGTCGTGCCCACGCTGGGCGATCAGTTCTCGGCTCGGATATTTGCGGATGCAGGCTCGCCTCGATGCAAGCTACTGGCCAATTTTGGCGTCGGCTACAACCACATCGATGTCGAGGCAGCGCGCGCCGCATCAGTCGCAGTGACCAACACGCCCGGCGCAGTCACCGGTGCCACGGCGGATATCGCCATGACCCTGCTGTTGAGCACGGCCCGGCGCGCGGGCGAAGGCGAACGGCTGGTCCGCGCAGGCCAATGGCAGGGTTGGCATCCCACGCAAATGCTGGGTCACCATGTAACGGGCAAACGCGTCGGTATCGTCGGGATGGGCCGTATCGGGCAGGCCATCGCGCGCCGGTGCCATTTCGGTTTTGAAATGCAGGTGGCCTATCAATCCCGAAGCGCCAAGAAACTGGACTTCCCGGCCGAGTTCACACCTGACCTTAAAGCACTCGCCGCCTCGGTCGATTTCCTTGTGCTCGCCGTTCCCGGCGGTGCCGAAACCCGACACCTGATCGATGCGCAGGTTCTTGAGACGATGAAACCTTCGGCCATTCTGGTCAATATCGCGCGGGGAGAGGTTGTAGACGAAGCGGCCCTGGTTGCGGCGTTACAAAAAGGTCAGATCGCGGGGGCGGGGCTGGATGTCTACGAGTTCGAACCCGAAGTACCACAGGCGCTCCGTGAAGTGGAAAACGTCACCCTGCTGCCCCATCTGGGCACAGCCACCGAAGAGGTGCGCAGCAGCATGGGACACATGGCCCTGGATAACGTAGCGGCCTTTGTGGCGGGCGAGGCATTGCCCAACCCGGTCTAG
- the trxB gene encoding thioredoxin-disulfide reductase, translated as MADTRHTKVLIIGSGPAGYTAGVYASRAMLEPILVQGIEPGGQLTTTTEVENWPGDTEVQGPDLMVRMQDHAKAMGCEVIGDIISDLDLSQRPFTAKGDSGTTYTADAVILATGARAKWLGLPSEEKFKGFGVSACATCDGFFYRGQEIVVIGGGNTAVEEALFLTNFASKVTLIHRRDELRAEKILQDRLMKNDKIEPLWFHQLEEVIGTDAPLGVEGVRVKHVKTGEITEIPCKGVFVAIGHAPANELVKDTLETHMGGYVVTKPGSTETSVPGVFAAGDLTDHIYRQAVTSAGMGCMAALDAERFLAENE; from the coding sequence ATGGCCGACACACGACACACCAAGGTTCTGATCATCGGATCGGGGCCCGCAGGATACACCGCGGGGGTTTACGCAAGCCGCGCCATGCTGGAACCCATTCTGGTACAGGGCATCGAGCCCGGCGGCCAGCTGACGACAACGACCGAAGTCGAGAACTGGCCCGGCGACACCGAGGTACAGGGCCCCGACCTGATGGTCCGGATGCAGGATCACGCCAAGGCGATGGGCTGTGAGGTGATCGGCGACATCATCAGCGATCTGGACCTCAGCCAGCGCCCCTTCACCGCCAAGGGCGACAGCGGCACCACATACACGGCGGACGCCGTCATTCTGGCGACCGGCGCGCGCGCCAAGTGGCTGGGCCTGCCGTCGGAAGAGAAATTCAAGGGCTTTGGCGTTTCAGCCTGCGCCACCTGCGACGGGTTCTTCTATCGCGGACAGGAAATCGTGGTGATCGGCGGCGGCAACACGGCCGTGGAAGAGGCCCTGTTCCTGACCAACTTCGCCAGCAAGGTGACTCTGATCCATCGCCGCGATGAGTTGCGCGCGGAAAAGATCCTGCAAGACCGACTTATGAAGAACGATAAAATCGAACCACTGTGGTTCCACCAGTTGGAAGAAGTGATCGGCACCGATGCGCCGCTTGGCGTTGAGGGCGTTCGCGTCAAACATGTCAAAACCGGAGAGATCACTGAAATCCCCTGTAAAGGCGTTTTTGTTGCCATCGGCCACGCGCCTGCAAACGAGCTGGTCAAGGACACGCTTGAAACGCATATGGGTGGCTATGTTGTCACCAAGCCGGGCAGCACCGAAACCTCGGTTCCGGGCGTGTTCGCAGCAGGCGATCTGACCGATCACATATATCGTCAGGCGGTCACAAGCGCCGGTATGGGCTGCATGGCGGCACTGGATGCCGAGCGGTTCCTGGCGGAAAACGAATAA
- a CDS encoding tRNA-binding protein, producing MSEISFDDFLKVDIRVGEVIRAEPYPEARKPAIKMWIDFGDEIGERKTSAQITAHYDPSTLVGKQVMAVVNFPPRQIGRFMSEVLVLGLPDENGEIVLIGPDGRVPTGGRMH from the coding sequence GTGAGTGAGATTTCTTTCGACGACTTTCTCAAGGTCGATATCCGCGTGGGTGAGGTGATCCGCGCTGAACCTTATCCCGAAGCCCGCAAGCCCGCGATCAAGATGTGGATCGATTTCGGTGATGAGATCGGCGAGCGCAAGACGTCGGCCCAGATCACCGCGCATTATGATCCGTCGACTCTGGTGGGCAAACAGGTCATGGCCGTGGTCAATTTTCCCCCTCGCCAGATCGGGAGGTTCATGTCCGAGGTTCTGGTGCTGGGTCTGCCCGATGAAAACGGCGAGATTGTTCTGATCGGTCCCGACGGCAGAGTTCCGACAGGCGGGCGGATGCACTGA
- a CDS encoding thymidine kinase: MAKLYFNYSTMNAGKSTVLLQASHNYRERGMQTYLMTAAIDGRAGAGRIASRIGISEEADTFTPRDDVFAMIRNRLNEGPVTCVFIDEAQFLSEAQVWQLARAVDDLDVPVLAYGLRVDFQGKLFPGSAALLALADEMREVRTICKCGRKATMVIRQDENGTAITEGAQVQIGGNETYVSLCRKHWREAVGD, translated from the coding sequence ATGGCAAAGCTGTATTTCAACTATTCGACCATGAACGCGGGGAAATCGACCGTGTTGCTGCAAGCATCGCACAACTATCGCGAGCGTGGGATGCAGACCTACCTGATGACCGCAGCCATTGACGGAAGGGCGGGTGCCGGACGGATCGCATCGCGCATCGGCATCTCGGAGGAGGCTGATACCTTCACGCCCCGAGACGACGTCTTTGCGATGATCCGAAATCGTCTGAACGAAGGTCCCGTAACCTGCGTGTTCATTGACGAGGCCCAGTTCCTGTCTGAAGCTCAGGTCTGGCAATTGGCGCGGGCCGTCGACGATCTGGACGTACCTGTGCTGGCCTACGGGTTACGGGTGGATTTTCAGGGCAAGCTGTTTCCGGGATCAGCGGCGCTGCTGGCGCTGGCCGATGAGATGCGTGAAGTCCGCACCATATGCAAATGCGGACGCAAGGCCACGATGGTGATACGTCAAGACGAAAACGGCACAGCCATCACCGAAGGTGCCCAGGTGCAGATCGGCGGCAACGAGACCTATGTCTCGCTCTGCCGCAAGCATTGGCGCGAGGCGGTGGGCGACTAG
- the lgt gene encoding prolipoprotein diacylglyceryl transferase — translation MQAVLNFPDLSPELFSISLFGMEFALRWYALAYIAGILIAWRLAVVALRRPALWPADGPPMKPDQLEDLVTWIILGVILGGRLGFVLFYQPGYYLSHPFEILKVWQGGMAFHGGLLGVILASYLFARRHRIPTLSLGDLVAYTVPPGLLLGRLANFVNAELWGRPSDLPWAVIFPGFAAQDCPGVVAGMCARHPSQLYEAALEGVLLGALLLWLVYRRGAFHKPGFVMGLFLVGYGASRFVVEFFRQPDAQFVSPGNPMGLALHVGGYGLTMGQILSLPMIALGLWFVLRAGRAK, via the coding sequence ATGCAGGCTGTTCTGAATTTCCCCGATCTGTCGCCCGAACTGTTCTCGATCTCGCTGTTCGGGATGGAGTTCGCGTTAAGGTGGTATGCGCTGGCCTATATCGCGGGCATCCTGATTGCGTGGCGGCTGGCGGTCGTGGCTTTGCGCCGCCCTGCCCTGTGGCCAGCCGACGGCCCACCGATGAAACCGGACCAACTGGAGGATCTGGTCACCTGGATCATTCTGGGCGTGATCCTGGGCGGGCGGCTTGGCTTTGTGCTGTTTTACCAACCCGGCTATTACCTGTCGCATCCGTTTGAGATATTGAAGGTCTGGCAAGGCGGCATGGCGTTTCACGGGGGTCTGCTGGGCGTGATCCTTGCCTCTTATCTGTTTGCCCGACGCCATCGGATCCCGACCCTGTCCCTGGGCGATCTGGTTGCTTACACCGTTCCACCCGGCCTGCTGCTGGGACGGCTGGCCAATTTCGTCAATGCCGAGCTGTGGGGCCGTCCGAGCGACCTGCCATGGGCCGTCATCTTTCCCGGTTTTGCCGCGCAGGACTGCCCCGGCGTGGTAGCAGGAATGTGCGCGCGTCACCCATCGCAGTTATACGAAGCAGCACTGGAAGGTGTGTTGCTGGGCGCGCTGTTGCTGTGGCTGGTTTATCGACGCGGCGCGTTTCACAAACCGGGCTTTGTCATGGGCCTGTTTCTGGTGGGCTACGGTGCGTCGCGCTTTGTCGTCGAGTTCTTCCGTCAGCCGGATGCGCAGTTCGTGTCGCCCGGCAATCCGATGGGGCTTGCCTTGCATGTGGGCGGATATGGTCTGACCATGGGGCAAATCCTGTCGCTGCCCATGATCGCGCTTGGCCTGTGGTTTGTCCTGCGCGCAGGGCGGGCAAAATGA